One Peromyscus leucopus breed LL Stock chromosome 6, UCI_PerLeu_2.1, whole genome shotgun sequence genomic region harbors:
- the LOC114683431 gene encoding asparagine synthetase domain-containing protein 1-like: MRFPHTRGKVIGLAYGKHVKKQPKSRAIHPEFTKLCGICCSVILTRMSADEQLARYSCHVEFQSLGLEGVNEELTMKLGHISSGNLSPDGRVIGDHGKEARSLFLHESVMCGAGEKHISYLAAIEVCLPALALLSKRAMQFGSRIAKLEKINEKGSDKCRRLQILP, translated from the exons ATGAGATTCCCTCACACAAGAGGAAAGGTGATTGGTCTAGCCTATGGCAAGCACGTGAAAAA ACAACCAAAGTCAAGAGCCATTCACCCTGAGTTCACCAAACTATGTGGCATTTGCTGTTCT GTGATTCTCACCAGGATGAGTGCAGATGAGCAGCTGGCACGTTATTCCTGTCATGTCGAATTTCAGTCTCTTGGTCTAGAAGGAGTGAACGAGGAGTTAACAATGAAACTGGGTCATATTTCTTCTGGAAACCTTTCTCCTGATGGCAGAGTTATTGGTGATCATGGAAAGGAAGCAAGATCCCTTTTCCTTCATGAGAGTGTTATGTGTGGAGCTGGTGAGAAGCACATTTCATACCTTGCAGCTATTGAAGTTTGTCTCCCAGCCTTGGCCCTTCTGTCGAAACGGGCCATGCAGTTTGGATCTAGAATTGCAAAACTAGAGAAAATCAACGAGAAGGGATCTGATAAGTGCAGAAGGCTCCAAATCCTACCTTAG